One window of the Natronomonas marina genome contains the following:
- the rnz gene encoding ribonuclease Z — translation MSLCVTFLGTGGAVPTTQRNTSSVFLRREGDRFLFDCGEGTQRQMMRFGTGFAVSQIFVTHLHGDHTLGIPGLLQTMDFNERTEPLAIHVPSGRQTAIERLVGATGTRPDFPVRIHGVDGGDVALEADDYEVRAFETDHDARSVGYALVEDERKGRFDRERAEELGVPVGPKFQQLHAGEPVELDDGTVVEPDQVVGAPRPGRRIVYTGDTRPAAATAEAAAGADLLVHDATFASDNADRADRTAHSTAAGAAEIANRAGARRLALVHVSSRYAGDPTPIESEAQAVFEGDRAFVPDDGDEVDVPFPE, via the coding sequence ATGTCGCTGTGTGTGACGTTCCTCGGGACTGGGGGGGCCGTGCCGACGACCCAGCGGAACACGAGTTCGGTCTTCCTCCGTCGGGAGGGCGACCGCTTCCTGTTCGACTGCGGCGAGGGTACCCAGCGGCAGATGATGCGGTTCGGCACCGGCTTCGCCGTCTCTCAGATCTTCGTCACGCACCTCCACGGCGACCACACGCTCGGGATTCCCGGCCTGCTGCAGACGATGGACTTCAACGAACGGACCGAACCGCTGGCGATTCACGTCCCCTCGGGTAGACAGACGGCAATCGAGCGACTGGTCGGCGCCACCGGGACCCGGCCGGATTTCCCGGTCCGGATTCACGGCGTCGACGGCGGCGACGTCGCGCTGGAGGCCGACGACTACGAGGTTCGGGCCTTCGAGACGGACCACGACGCCCGGTCGGTCGGCTACGCTCTCGTCGAGGACGAGCGCAAGGGCCGCTTCGACCGCGAGCGCGCCGAGGAACTGGGCGTGCCCGTCGGCCCGAAGTTCCAGCAACTGCACGCGGGCGAACCGGTCGAACTCGACGACGGCACGGTCGTCGAACCGGACCAGGTCGTCGGCGCTCCCCGCCCCGGACGGCGGATCGTCTACACCGGGGACACGCGCCCGGCGGCGGCGACCGCCGAGGCCGCGGCGGGCGCCGACCTGCTCGTCCACGACGCGACCTTCGCCTCCGACAACGCCGACCGCGCCGACCGGACGGCCCACTCGACGGCGGCGGGGGCCGCAGAGATAGCCAACCGGGCCGGGGCCCGGCGGCTCGCACTGGTACACGTCTCCTCGCGGTACGCGGGTGACCCGACACCCATCGAGTCAGAGGCCCAGGCGGTCTTCGAGGGGGACCGTGCGTTCGTTCCCGACGACGGCGACGAGGTCGACGTTCCGTTCCCGGAGTGA
- a CDS encoding branched-chain amino acid transaminase produces MSFEEMDVDTIWQDGEFVEWEDAQTHILTHSLHYGTAVFEGARCYDTVDGPAVFRWDEHLDRLFDSAKVLDHDIAHTREEITEATMELIRRQDLRSCYIRPLVYYGYNSLGVSPKDCPTETMVACWPWGAYLGEDAIENGVDVMVSSWRKHASSQIPTNVKATGPYLNSMLAGEEARRNGYVEAIVLNKEGKVAEGPGENIFMVNDGEIYTTGLAESILDGITRNTVIQLARDLGYTVYDDAAISRGELYTADELFFTGTAAEVTPIRSVDDTTVGNGSRGPVTEEIQQQFFDLVEGRLGGYDEWFDYV; encoded by the coding sequence ATGTCTTTCGAGGAGATGGACGTCGACACCATCTGGCAGGACGGGGAGTTCGTCGAGTGGGAGGACGCACAGACTCACATTCTCACCCACTCGCTGCACTACGGGACGGCGGTCTTCGAGGGCGCACGCTGCTACGACACCGTCGACGGTCCCGCGGTCTTCCGGTGGGACGAACACCTCGACCGGCTGTTCGACTCCGCGAAGGTGCTCGACCACGACATCGCACACACCCGCGAGGAGATAACGGAGGCGACGATGGAGCTCATCCGCCGGCAGGACCTCCGCTCGTGTTACATCCGGCCGCTGGTGTACTACGGCTACAACTCCCTGGGCGTCTCGCCGAAGGACTGCCCGACGGAGACGATGGTCGCCTGCTGGCCGTGGGGCGCCTACCTCGGCGAGGACGCCATCGAGAACGGCGTCGACGTGATGGTCTCCTCGTGGCGCAAGCACGCCTCCAGCCAGATTCCGACCAACGTCAAGGCGACCGGGCCGTACCTCAACTCGATGCTGGCCGGCGAGGAGGCCCGCCGGAACGGCTACGTCGAGGCCATCGTCCTCAACAAGGAGGGCAAGGTCGCGGAGGGTCCCGGCGAGAACATCTTCATGGTCAACGACGGCGAGATATACACGACCGGGCTGGCGGAGTCCATCCTCGACGGCATCACGCGCAACACGGTCATCCAGCTCGCCCGCGACCTCGGGTACACGGTCTACGACGACGCCGCCATCTCCCGCGGCGAACTGTACACAGCGGACGAACTGTTCTTCACGGGCACCGCCGCGGAGGTCACGCCCATCCGGAGCGTCGACGACACGACGGTCGGCAACGGCTCCCGTGGCCCGGTGACCGAGGAGATCCAACAGCAGTTCTTCGACCTCGTGGAGGGACGGCTCGGCGGCTACGACGAGTGGTTCGACTACGTCTGA
- the ribB gene encoding 3,4-dihydroxy-2-butanone-4-phosphate synthase has protein sequence MSRSSETVDVRRGVDDAVAAFAAGDPVLIHDAADREGEVDLVYPAAAVTESDVARMRNDAGGLVCVALPDDVCETWGLPFAQEATRHPAAASHDLTYDDRSSFSITVNHRDTFTGITDEDRALTISALGAAAGEVRRATALAGDGARGAVAAGPEGFAEQFRAPGHVHLLRAAPGLLDDRKGHTELGVALADAAGVEPAVVVCEMLDDEDGGALSPTAARAYADRNGLVYVEGADLVERFD, from the coding sequence ATGTCCCGGAGCAGCGAAACCGTCGACGTCCGACGCGGCGTCGACGACGCGGTCGCGGCCTTCGCCGCCGGCGACCCCGTTTTGATCCACGACGCCGCCGACCGCGAGGGCGAGGTTGACCTCGTCTACCCCGCCGCGGCGGTCACGGAGTCGGATGTCGCCCGAATGCGAAACGACGCCGGCGGACTGGTCTGTGTCGCGCTCCCGGACGACGTCTGTGAGACGTGGGGGCTGCCCTTTGCCCAGGAAGCGACCCGCCACCCCGCGGCCGCGTCCCACGACCTCACCTACGACGACCGCTCGTCGTTCTCCATCACGGTCAACCACCGCGACACGTTCACGGGCATCACCGACGAGGACCGCGCGCTGACCATCTCGGCGCTCGGGGCGGCCGCCGGCGAGGTGCGGCGGGCGACGGCGCTGGCCGGCGACGGCGCTCGCGGTGCCGTCGCCGCCGGCCCCGAGGGGTTCGCCGAGCAGTTCCGGGCGCCCGGCCACGTTCACCTGCTGCGGGCCGCACCGGGCCTGCTCGACGACCGGAAGGGCCACACCGAACTCGGGGTGGCGCTGGCCGACGCTGCCGGCGTCGAACCTGCCGTGGTCGTCTGTGAGATGCTCGACGACGAGGACGGCGGCGCGCTGTCGCCGACGGCGGCCCGCGCCTACGCCGACCGCAACGGCCTGGTCTACGTCGAGGGCGCCGACCTCGTCGAGCGGTTCGACTGA
- a CDS encoding CTP-dependent riboflavin kinase produces MARTAERAGHDELATLKLVALDGALDGRTTVTCSSLADRLDASNQTASRRLQRLEDADYLEREMTGDGQLVAVTETGERALQREYADYRRLFEGDADVELSGVVTSGMGEGRHYISLPGYMRQFRERLGYEPFAGTLNVDLDDESVRDRARMDALDPIEIDGWEDDERTYGPAFCWPAAVERAAGSDEGAVDRYETAHVIAPERTHHGEDQLEVIAPDRLRDELKIEDGDRLTVHVLEQ; encoded by the coding sequence ATGGCACGGACTGCCGAGCGCGCCGGTCACGACGAGCTGGCGACGCTGAAGCTCGTCGCGCTCGACGGGGCGCTCGACGGTCGGACGACGGTGACGTGTTCGTCGCTGGCCGACCGGCTCGACGCCTCGAACCAGACGGCTTCCAGACGCCTCCAGCGGCTCGAAGACGCCGACTACCTCGAACGCGAGATGACCGGCGACGGCCAGCTCGTCGCGGTCACCGAGACGGGCGAACGCGCCCTCCAGCGGGAGTACGCCGACTACCGCCGGCTCTTCGAGGGGGACGCCGACGTCGAGCTGTCCGGCGTCGTCACGAGCGGGATGGGTGAGGGGCGCCACTACATCTCGCTTCCGGGCTACATGCGGCAGTTCCGCGAACGGCTTGGCTACGAGCCGTTCGCGGGAACGCTCAACGTCGATCTCGACGACGAGAGCGTCCGCGACCGCGCACGGATGGACGCTCTGGACCCCATCGAGATTGACGGCTGGGAGGACGACGAGCGGACCTACGGCCCGGCATTCTGCTGGCCGGCGGCCGTCGAACGCGCCGCCGGGAGCGACGAGGGCGCCGTCGACCGGTACGAGACGGCGCACGTCATCGCACCGGAACGGACCCACCACGGCGAGGACCAACTGGAGGTCATCGCGCCGGACCGGCTCCGCGACGAACTGAAAATCGAGGACGGCGACCGTCTCACCGTCCACGTCCTGGAGCAGTGA
- the twy1 gene encoding 4-demethylwyosine synthase TYW1, which yields MPKQVSDPDYHSENHTAAQTCGWTANALRGEGRCYKNTFYGIQSHRCIQMTPVVKCNERCVFCWRDHAGHAYELDGVEWDDPEAVVDASIDLQRKLLSGFGGNDDVPREAFEEAMEPRHVAISLDGEPTLYPYLPELIEAFHDRDITTFLVSNGTRPEVLAECDPTQLYVSVDAPDRKTFGEVVKAVEDDAWDRLVETLDVLAGKEETRTVLRTTLLAGYNMTHPEWYAAMFDRADADFVEMKAFMHVGNSRDRLDREVMPDHADVVEFTEAVGEYLPTHPVVRDVPESRVALLAREEDTWVPKLKGGSDFWDADPYAES from the coding sequence ATGCCCAAGCAGGTCAGCGACCCGGACTACCACAGCGAGAACCACACCGCCGCCCAGACCTGCGGGTGGACGGCCAACGCCCTCCGGGGGGAGGGCCGCTGTTACAAGAACACCTTCTACGGCATCCAGTCGCACCGCTGCATCCAGATGACGCCGGTCGTCAAGTGCAACGAGCGGTGCGTCTTCTGCTGGCGGGACCACGCGGGCCACGCCTACGAACTCGACGGCGTCGAGTGGGACGACCCCGAGGCCGTCGTCGACGCCTCCATCGACCTCCAGCGGAAGCTACTCTCCGGCTTCGGCGGCAACGACGACGTGCCCCGGGAGGCCTTCGAGGAGGCCATGGAGCCGCGCCACGTCGCCATCTCGCTGGACGGCGAGCCCACGCTGTACCCCTACCTGCCGGAACTCATCGAGGCGTTCCACGACCGGGACATCACGACCTTCCTCGTCTCCAACGGCACCCGTCCGGAGGTGCTCGCCGAGTGTGACCCGACCCAGCTGTACGTCAGCGTCGACGCGCCCGACCGCAAGACGTTCGGCGAGGTGGTCAAGGCCGTCGAGGACGACGCCTGGGACCGTCTCGTGGAGACGCTGGACGTGCTGGCCGGCAAGGAGGAGACCCGGACGGTGCTGCGGACGACGCTACTGGCCGGCTACAACATGACCCACCCCGAGTGGTACGCCGCGATGTTCGACCGCGCCGACGCCGACTTCGTCGAGATGAAGGCGTTCATGCACGTCGGTAACTCCCGGGACAGGCTGGATCGGGAGGTCATGCCGGACCACGCCGACGTCGTCGAGTTCACCGAGGCCGTCGGCGAGTACCTGCCGACCCACCCCGTCGTCCGGGACGTCCCCGAGTCGCGGGTCGCACTGCTGGCCCGCGAGGAAGACACCTGGGTACCGAAACTGAAGGGCGGTAGCGACTTCTGGGACGCCGACCCCTACGCGGAGTCCTGA
- a CDS encoding HTH domain-containing protein, translating into MLRGLDVPGVNGDEDVPTIIKVAGRTELDGDVTVYLRESVSGAERERQAVVEEEIERLENAGVLGSVSVESWADVRAGDRFEEFAEAVGPDAVEPFFEEKAGGNAIEVPAVCIAIRRDGELTGLYPRRKDGTDQTVGDCVRALCSGDRVENVTN; encoded by the coding sequence ATGCTCAGAGGGCTGGACGTGCCGGGTGTCAACGGCGACGAGGACGTACCGACCATCATCAAGGTCGCTGGCCGGACCGAACTGGACGGCGACGTGACCGTCTACCTCCGGGAGTCGGTCTCGGGTGCCGAACGCGAGCGCCAGGCGGTCGTCGAGGAGGAGATAGAGCGTCTCGAGAACGCCGGCGTCCTCGGGTCGGTTTCCGTCGAGTCCTGGGCCGACGTACGTGCCGGCGACCGCTTCGAGGAGTTCGCCGAGGCCGTCGGTCCCGACGCCGTCGAACCGTTCTTCGAGGAGAAGGCTGGCGGGAACGCAATCGAGGTGCCCGCCGTCTGCATCGCCATCCGCCGGGACGGCGAGTTGACCGGTCTCTACCCGCGCCGCAAGGACGGCACCGACCAGACCGTCGGCGACTGCGTCCGCGCGCTCTGCTCCGGCGACCGCGTCGAGAACGTCACGAACTGA
- a CDS encoding HTH domain-containing protein, whose translation MLRGLDARGSEEDPIVVKVADRERLEGTVTAYLRTGVSSVVRDRQSRVRETVERLESSGVVADTEVVGWPERARTPPDTDVEAGAVALYDEFVESVGDEALNPFFEARPGTGGDDRVLELPAICVVYRDDGALTGLYPRWSDGDHHSIEDCLRALCSGDRIENVGTA comes from the coding sequence ATGCTACGAGGGCTCGACGCGCGGGGCTCCGAGGAGGACCCCATCGTGGTGAAGGTGGCCGACAGGGAACGGCTCGAGGGAACGGTGACGGCGTACCTCAGGACCGGGGTCTCGTCGGTCGTCCGGGACCGACAGTCCCGGGTCCGCGAGACGGTCGAACGGCTGGAGAGTTCCGGCGTCGTCGCCGACACCGAGGTCGTCGGCTGGCCCGAGCGGGCCCGGACGCCGCCGGACACCGACGTCGAGGCCGGTGCGGTCGCGCTGTACGACGAGTTCGTCGAGTCGGTCGGTGACGAGGCGCTGAACCCCTTCTTCGAGGCGCGCCCCGGGACCGGCGGCGACGACCGCGTCCTCGAGTTGCCCGCCATCTGCGTCGTCTACCGGGACGACGGGGCGTTGACGGGACTGTACCCCCGCTGGAGCGACGGCGACCACCACAGCATCGAGGACTGTCTCCGGGCGCTCTGTTCCGGCGACCGCATCGAGAACGTCGGGACCGCGTAG
- the argS gene encoding arginine--tRNA ligase — protein MFLQFRESVADALRATLDARGLPTDDLGIEEPPEDVDAVLASSVAFRLAGELEAPPPQVAADLAGDIDADAHAYLDRVEPTGPYLNFFPDESYFRETLAAGLDDDYGRLPDRDVSVVVEHTSANPTGPVHVGRARNPIIGDAVANLLDFAGYDVDRHYYVNDAGRQIAVFTWAYETFDEADLPEPARDRAEYRMVRYYRKGNEYLENADPAEVEAAEAEIQAILQGLEAGDEAVYERVGEVVDTVLGGMKECLGRLPAEFDEFVKETRFMRDGSTDDVIARLKDHERSVYEDDAWQLTFEDIEKNLVFLRADGTSLYTTRDLAHHEWKFDNYDRAVTVLGEDHKLQANQLGAALEMLGNDTDRLENVIYSYVNLPEGKMSTRAGTGVQLDDLLDEAVSRAREEVEIRLDDRLRDDDLSAEDVDRIARQVGVGAVRYDIVAKQPTKGITFEWDRALDFEAQSAPYVQYVHARCCGIMSEAGDTEPVVDSSLLTTDAERDLLRTVARLSGVVEDAADDLEPHRVATYTRELGDRFNAFYRECPVLGADDPETTAARLALVAAARHAMANALDILGVEAPRSM, from the coding sequence ATGTTCCTGCAGTTCCGCGAGTCGGTCGCCGACGCGCTCCGGGCCACCCTCGACGCCCGGGGGCTGCCGACCGACGACCTCGGCATCGAAGAGCCGCCCGAGGATGTCGACGCCGTGCTGGCCTCCAGCGTCGCATTCCGACTGGCCGGCGAACTCGAGGCGCCGCCGCCGCAGGTGGCCGCCGATCTGGCCGGCGACATCGACGCCGACGCCCACGCGTACCTCGACCGCGTCGAACCGACCGGTCCCTACCTGAACTTCTTCCCCGACGAGTCGTACTTCCGGGAGACCCTGGCGGCTGGACTGGACGACGACTACGGGCGACTGCCCGACCGTGACGTCTCCGTCGTCGTCGAGCACACCTCCGCGAACCCGACCGGGCCCGTCCACGTCGGCCGGGCGCGCAACCCGATCATCGGCGACGCCGTCGCCAACCTGCTCGATTTCGCCGGCTACGACGTCGACCGCCACTACTACGTCAACGACGCCGGCCGGCAGATCGCCGTCTTTACGTGGGCCTACGAGACCTTCGACGAGGCCGACCTCCCGGAACCGGCCCGGGACCGCGCGGAGTACCGGATGGTCCGCTACTACCGGAAGGGCAACGAGTACCTCGAGAACGCCGACCCCGCCGAGGTCGAGGCCGCCGAAGCCGAGATTCAGGCCATCCTCCAGGGGCTGGAGGCGGGCGACGAGGCCGTCTACGAGCGCGTCGGCGAGGTCGTCGACACCGTCCTCGGCGGGATGAAGGAGTGTCTCGGCCGCCTGCCCGCCGAGTTCGACGAGTTCGTCAAGGAGACGCGGTTCATGCGCGACGGCTCGACCGACGACGTGATTGCCCGCCTGAAGGACCACGAGCGGTCGGTCTACGAGGACGACGCCTGGCAACTCACCTTCGAGGACATCGAGAAGAACCTCGTCTTCCTGCGGGCCGACGGCACCTCGCTGTACACCACCCGGGATCTGGCCCACCACGAGTGGAAGTTCGACAACTACGACCGCGCCGTGACGGTGCTCGGCGAGGACCACAAGCTCCAGGCCAACCAGCTCGGGGCGGCACTGGAGATGCTCGGCAACGACACCGACCGTCTGGAGAACGTCATCTACTCGTACGTCAACCTCCCGGAGGGGAAGATGTCGACCCGGGCGGGGACGGGCGTCCAGCTGGACGACCTGCTCGACGAGGCCGTCTCGCGCGCACGCGAAGAAGTCGAGATCCGCCTCGACGACCGGCTCCGCGACGACGACCTGTCCGCCGAGGACGTCGACCGCATCGCCCGACAGGTCGGCGTCGGCGCCGTCCGCTACGACATCGTCGCAAAGCAGCCGACCAAGGGCATCACCTTCGAGTGGGATCGGGCGCTGGACTTCGAGGCGCAGTCGGCGCCCTACGTCCAGTACGTCCACGCGCGCTGCTGTGGGATCATGTCCGAGGCGGGCGACACGGAGCCGGTGGTCGACTCCTCGCTTCTGACGACCGACGCCGAACGGGACCTGCTGCGGACGGTGGCACGGCTGTCCGGCGTCGTCGAGGACGCCGCCGACGACCTCGAACCCCACCGGGTGGCGACCTACACGCGCGAACTCGGCGACCGGTTCAACGCCTTCTACCGGGAGTGTCCGGTCCTCGGGGCCGACGACCCCGAGACCACCGCCGCGCGGCTGGCTCTCGTCGCCGCCGCCAGACACGCGATGGCCAACGCCCTCGACATCCTCGGTGTCGAGGCCCCCCGGTCGATGTAG
- the prf1 gene encoding peptide chain release factor aRF-1 produces MSDDDGEPSDRQKYEFTKVLEELDEYSGSGTQLVSIYIPEDRLISDVVAHVTQEHSEASNIKSKQTRTAVQDALTSIKDRLKYYDVHPPENGMVIFSGAVDSGGGQTEMVTEVLESPPEPVQSFRYHCDSHFLTEPLAEMMGDKGLYGLVVLDRREANVGWLKGKRVEPVKSASSLVPGKQRKGGQSAQRFARLRLEAIDNFYQEVAGMADDLFVPKRHEMDGILVGGPSPTKDEFLDGDYLHHELQDMVLGKFDVSYTDESGLYDLVDAAQDVLAETEVMKDKSQMEEFFEQLHDGGKATYGFDATRQNLQMGAVDRLLISEDLRKDVVTYDCDGREEFELVDSRADTPDHTCDGGGEAEVVEREDAIDHLMELADERGSEVKFISTDFEKGEQLLTAFGGIAGILRYSTGV; encoded by the coding sequence ATGAGCGACGACGATGGGGAGCCGTCCGACAGGCAGAAATACGAGTTCACGAAGGTGCTCGAGGAACTCGACGAGTACTCGGGTTCGGGCACCCAGCTCGTCTCCATCTACATCCCCGAAGACCGGCTGATAAGCGACGTGGTCGCCCACGTCACCCAGGAGCACAGCGAGGCCTCGAACATCAAGTCCAAGCAGACCCGCACCGCCGTCCAGGACGCCCTGACCAGCATCAAGGACCGCCTGAAGTACTACGACGTCCACCCACCGGAGAACGGGATGGTCATCTTCTCGGGCGCCGTCGACTCCGGCGGCGGCCAGACCGAGATGGTCACCGAGGTGCTGGAGTCGCCGCCCGAGCCGGTCCAGTCGTTCCGCTATCACTGCGACTCGCACTTCCTGACCGAGCCGCTGGCGGAGATGATGGGCGACAAGGGGCTGTACGGCCTCGTCGTGCTGGACCGACGGGAGGCCAACGTCGGGTGGCTGAAGGGCAAACGCGTCGAGCCCGTCAAGTCGGCCTCCTCGCTCGTGCCGGGGAAACAGCGGAAGGGCGGCCAGTCCGCCCAGCGGTTCGCCCGCCTTCGCCTGGAGGCCATCGACAACTTCTACCAGGAGGTCGCCGGCATGGCCGACGACCTCTTCGTCCCGAAGCGTCACGAGATGGACGGCATCCTCGTCGGCGGCCCCTCGCCGACCAAGGACGAGTTCCTCGACGGCGACTACCTCCACCACGAACTGCAGGACATGGTGCTGGGGAAGTTCGACGTCTCCTACACCGACGAGTCCGGCCTCTACGACCTCGTCGACGCCGCACAGGACGTCCTGGCCGAGACGGAGGTGATGAAGGACAAGTCCCAGATGGAGGAGTTCTTCGAACAGCTCCACGACGGCGGGAAGGCCACCTACGGCTTCGACGCCACCCGACAGAACCTCCAGATGGGCGCCGTCGACCGCCTGCTCATCAGCGAGGACCTCCGGAAGGACGTCGTCACCTACGACTGCGACGGCCGCGAGGAGTTCGAACTCGTCGACAGCCGCGCCGACACCCCCGACCACACCTGCGACGGCGGCGGCGAGGCAGAGGTCGTCGAACGCGAGGACGCCATCGACCACCTGATGGAGCTGGCCGACGAGCGCGGCTCCGAGGTGAAGTTCATCTCGACGGACTTCGAGAAGGGCGAACAGTTGCTCACCGCCTTCGGCGGCATCGCCGGCATCTTGCGGTACTCGACGGGCGTCTAA
- a CDS encoding DUF6276 family protein — protein MDCPSCGASMVAFDVPLEYREYVPESSAQAALCPACLTLTAATTTPEEPRFDRISDAFPTGEAAVPMAIAVGLLDSLALHRAALEELLVAAERGGVDPLLVLDRLHAQGGVQPDFDLDRRRHQLEQLLE, from the coding sequence ATGGACTGTCCCAGTTGCGGCGCGTCGATGGTGGCCTTCGACGTACCGCTGGAGTACCGCGAGTACGTCCCCGAGTCGTCGGCACAGGCGGCGCTGTGTCCGGCCTGTCTCACGCTGACGGCGGCGACGACGACGCCCGAGGAACCGCGGTTCGACCGCATCAGCGACGCCTTCCCGACGGGGGAGGCGGCCGTCCCGATGGCCATCGCCGTCGGACTGTTGGACTCGCTGGCGCTTCACCGGGCGGCCCTGGAGGAGCTGCTCGTGGCTGCCGAGCGGGGCGGCGTCGACCCGCTGCTCGTGCTGGACCGGCTGCACGCCCAGGGCGGCGTCCAGCCCGATTTCGACCTCGACCGGCGGCGCCACCAGCTCGAACAGCTCCTCGAGTAA
- a CDS encoding WS/DGAT/MGAT family O-acyltransferase has translation MTDRDPVSGTDNAWRRIGSIDNLTTITGVLWFDEAISYEELCERLEARLLRFDRFEQRVAGHNRLLGRPYWETVEDFDIETHVQHVALPEPQDNGTFQRFVSRLMSQPLEESRPLWEAYLIDGAGSGDGNAVAFRINHSIGDGFALMYVMFGLVDDPDEIEMPMGIVPDPPSVDEFDDAAATDGAGTAVEATETTPAERETDTDRGGGDDTGLSLGGGGVLDTVSLAGTALKTGVNLLTQDDEIETSLRGELGTAKRAGWTDEIDLATVKAIGRANDATVNDVLMGALAGAFRRLLSERGEPVDGRELRVTVPVNLKPMEKRDASLGNYFGLAFVPLPIGTPDLEERIRIIHDRMSAERAGVEAFLMYLTLTFGGRSPEPVLDWLMAQFEDRATGVVTNVPGPTDTVEFAGREVTDVMFWVPQANDQGLGISIFSYDGGVRLGIAADANLLPDTDELADAFRTEIEALADEADAG, from the coding sequence GTGACCGACCGCGACCCGGTCTCCGGGACCGACAACGCCTGGCGGCGAATCGGCTCGATAGACAACCTGACGACCATCACCGGGGTCCTGTGGTTCGACGAGGCCATCAGCTACGAGGAACTGTGCGAGCGCCTCGAGGCGAGGCTGCTCCGGTTCGACCGGTTCGAACAGCGGGTCGCCGGCCACAACCGGCTCCTCGGTCGGCCCTACTGGGAGACGGTCGAGGACTTCGACATCGAGACCCACGTCCAGCACGTCGCGCTGCCGGAGCCGCAGGACAACGGGACGTTCCAGCGGTTCGTCAGCCGACTGATGAGCCAGCCGCTGGAGGAGAGCCGGCCGCTGTGGGAGGCGTACCTCATCGACGGCGCCGGGTCGGGCGACGGCAACGCGGTCGCGTTCCGCATCAACCACAGCATCGGCGACGGGTTCGCGCTGATGTACGTCATGTTCGGGCTGGTTGACGACCCGGACGAAATCGAGATGCCGATGGGCATCGTCCCGGACCCGCCGAGCGTCGACGAGTTCGACGACGCGGCGGCCACCGACGGCGCGGGGACGGCGGTCGAGGCGACGGAGACGACCCCGGCCGAACGCGAGACCGACACCGACCGGGGCGGCGGGGACGACACCGGGCTGTCGCTGGGCGGTGGCGGCGTCCTCGATACCGTCTCGCTCGCGGGGACGGCGCTGAAGACGGGCGTGAACCTCCTGACCCAGGACGACGAGATAGAGACGTCGCTCCGGGGCGAACTCGGGACCGCAAAGCGGGCCGGCTGGACCGACGAGATCGACCTCGCGACGGTGAAGGCCATCGGCCGGGCGAACGACGCGACGGTCAACGACGTACTGATGGGGGCGCTCGCGGGCGCCTTCCGTCGACTGCTCTCCGAGCGCGGCGAACCCGTCGACGGGCGCGAACTCCGGGTGACGGTGCCGGTCAACCTCAAGCCGATGGAGAAGCGGGACGCCTCGCTGGGCAACTACTTCGGGCTGGCCTTCGTCCCGCTGCCCATCGGGACGCCCGACCTCGAGGAGCGCATCCGTATCATCCACGACCGGATGAGCGCCGAGAGGGCCGGCGTCGAGGCGTTTTTGATGTATCTGACGCTGACGTTCGGGGGGCGCTCGCCGGAGCCCGTCCTGGACTGGCTGATGGCGCAGTTCGAGGACCGCGCGACGGGCGTGGTGACGAACGTGCCGGGACCGACCGACACCGTCGAGTTCGCGGGCCGGGAGGTCACGGACGTGATGTTCTGGGTGCCGCAGGCCAACGACCAGGGACTCGGCATCAGCATCTTCAGCTACGACGGCGGCGTCCGGCTGGGCATCGCGGCCGACGCGAACCTCCTGCCCGACACCGACGAACTGGCCGACGCCTTCCGGACGGAAATCGAGGCGCTGGCCGACGAGGCCGACGCCGGCTGA